The nucleotide sequence ttaAATAGAAAAGTTTAAATTTTCGAATTCTAAATACTTATTTCGATGCCAAATAGATAATTATCCACACAACATAAAAGCAACATTAACttttggttggaggattggagctTAGAAAATGCACGTGAGAAGATCGATCCATCGATCGATCGTATCTATGTATCTATCCACAGGTGAGTTCACAGAAACAGTGAATTCCTTACCGTAATGCCAAGGATCTCCGCGCCCTCGGCAAGAAACAGCGTCATGTGGCTGGTGAGGTTGAAGGGCGCCGTGAGCCAGCGTCCGGGGGGCACATTGAGCTGCCCACCGCCTCGCTCCGCGAGCGCGGCGATGGTCTCGACGGCGCGCTCGAACGCCTCGGTGTTGACGGCCCGGCCGTCCCCGACGGCGCCGAAGTCCGTGAGGTTGTACGCCGTGGGGCGAAGccgcggcgcggcgcgcggcggcggaggcggcgccgaCAGCAGCCTGAGGAACCCTCCGCCGCTGGAGCCGCCAGCGGCGCCGGCGCTGCCGAAGGACATCGAGGCGCTCTGCCACAGGAACACGAGCGCGAACCCGACGACCCACGCGGCGGCCAGCAGCGCCTTGTTCGCCGCGACGAAGGCGACCGCGCCCCGGCGCTGGTGCAGCCTCCCCACGCCCGTCTCCACCATCGCGCCGCGCGGTCCCCGCGTGCCCCCtgcaggaggcggcggcgcggcggggctCCGCTCCCCCGAGATCTCGCGACCTAGGTCGGACGCCACGCGGCGCGGCGCCGGCCTGGGCTCAGTCGGTGGCGCGGGGCGCGAAGGGCTCGTGTTCCCGGGGGGCGAGCCGTGGGGGAGGGGGTCGGTGTGGGAGGGCGAGAATTTCCGCCATGGGAAGTTGGTGAGGAGGTTTTATAGGATGCGGGAGAAGCCGTTTGAGTGAAGCCGACGCGATGGGATGGCCGAACGGTTGTCTGCGCTCCTCCTGATCATGGTGAGTGCCGCTGTGCAGTGGAAGAAGATGGCCAGAATTACTATGCTGCCACTGTGGAGCCCTGGCCCCTCTGGGGTGTATATGGGCCATTGGATGGACATCGGACGGTGGAGGATTAGCATGCTTGGTGCAGCTTTGGCAACACGGTAATTACAGAAAGATTGCACAAGAATGGATCAATGAAATATTGTAACTCTTAATAAACCTTGTGAAGCCACCACGTTTGATAAAAAAATTTGTTCAAAGAGCTCAAAGAGAAATCAAATTAGTTGGACAAGACATGCAAAAGGCATCACAGATGTTTAGCTAAGCAAACGGATAACGGGACAAGACATGTAATCGTGGAGGCAATTGGCCACCGGTAGATGCTCCACTCTATGTCTTTTCTAGGTTCACTTATAACAGACATTATTTGTTGCAGCGTTGCGAGTGATATCTAAATACACTTTCTATTTTGAGTATTACTTTAGACATACACTCTAAGACATATAATGGCCGAATCTAGCCACCATCAGTCCATAGTGGCAGGATGGAGGTCGATGAGGGACGCGTCGCAGTTGGGTTTTAGCCATGCAATAGCTCAGCATGGGTGGACTTTAATTGATCCTGCAAGTATAAAACCTTTTAGATTCAGTTTTCTTTATAAACTGGGTCAGTTTTTTTGACTTAATCGATCGTGACAGTTATGTTAAAGAAAAACTTAGTCTAAATTGGAGAGTAATAAGGGCAGTCTTGACCTAAAAACTAGATGAATTTTATGTTTATTAATTAGGGTATCAACTAAATAAAATGGTGATGTGACATTagaattaatatatatatatatatatatatatatatatatatatatatatatatatatatatatatatatatatagagagagagagagagagagagagagagagagagaggaggcaaTGGTTTCTAAGATAAAAAATCATGTCTACTCAGGAATCAAGATATATGGAGAGATCTAATATAATAGGAAAGACAAGAGAtgtgattggacaaaaaaatattttgaaaaagtcATTTATTAGGATTATGGTTTCTAAGGGCATCTCCAACAATATAAACTAGCACCGGCTCTAAACTATTAGTCATGGAAGAAagagataataacatttatatcacagtgagagagagagagagagagcggtatCGTGAAACATAGACTATCTCTTTACTCCATGCTAGCTTCTTGTCTTTTGCACTATTCAATGAATAACAAATTAATTCAGTTTACTCAAAACTAGACTATTACATATGTCCTAAATAAaagactactccctccatcccaaattgtaagtcattccaagaatcttggagagtcaaaatttttcaagtttgaccaaatttatataacaaaataataatatttatcataccaagtaagtatcattagattcttcattagttatattttcatattatacctatttgatgtcatcaattTTTGTGTCTctttctataattttagtcaaacttaaaaaagtttgactctccaagattcttggaatgacttacaatttgggatggaggaagtattaaatatagaaactactccatccgtccacgaaagaatgcaattctcgtttttcgagaagtcaaacagtttgaattttaactaaatttatataaaaatgtgtaaacatttatgatacaaaataagtacaattagattagttatagaatatatttttataataaatttatttagagacataaatgctaataataTTTGCTATAAATCTGGTCAAACTTGAACTTTTTTAGCCGGTACGCATcccataattacattcttttgcTGACGGAGGTAGTATCTTATAGGTTTTTTTTTTGGTTAGGACTATCCTGACAAGAAGCCACGGACTCATAGGCTTTAGCTCTGGACCTAACCTTTTGTAATCGCAGTCAACACTCTGTCGGGTGGGAACAAAACAACTAGAAATCTATCAAACGGAACAACGAACAGCAAGAGCGTACAGCAGATTATAGTTTTCCTTGTAGTTGGAACAATATACATGCAAAAGGTGTCTGCTCTTGCTTTTGTTCAGGTAGCGTCAGCTGTTGGCGAGGCTACTCACTCATGGTAGCATAGCATCGTGCCGTGCTTTTCTCCCTGCAGCTCACCGGCATTGCAGAATGCACAGCACAGGGATATATGGAGATGGAGGCGATAGCAGTTTGGTGTGGGCTGGTGTGGCCATTTCGCCGCCTCTTCCTGACTTGGGTTTGACGCAGCATATAGCAGTAGCAAGTAGGTACGAGTATTCCTTTGGTGACGGACCGGGTGAGCCGTGCCTGTCGTTAGGCGAATAAAGCTCGTCGTGGATCAGCATCACCAGATCAGGGAAAATATAATGCCCGTCCTTTGGATTATCCCATGCACCTACCTGATGCGATGGATGCATCAATTGCAATTGCAATTGCAATATGCCCGTGAGCGTGCACGATTGTACGTTTCGTCCACGCCGCATGTTGCGCAGATGAGTGGCAACGGGACCCTACAGCAGAGACGATGAGCTTCGTCATCAAGTTTCTAGAACATGAGCTGTGTAGACTGACAGACTCAAAATATGTGGATCCCAACCTTTATGATACAACGGATATCGCTCTATAATCTATCACCCCTTACCTCCAAACTCCAACCTTTATGGCACCGAATATCTCTCTATAATACTATCATTCATGTTGCTTTGAGTACGAAACTACAAAATCTTTAGTGACGTCGTCCTACTCATGTTATGGACTCACTCCCTGAGCCCATTCATGGATCGGATGTGTGACTTGTCTTCCACCTTTGTTTCTTAAAGACACAATAGTTGCACACAAACTCGTATGTAATGTCACGCGTGTGCATATCACTACCACAGACCTGAATATCCTTGAGGGCCGAAAAAGGAAAGCCCTAAAACCGCCAAGGAAATCAATACTGATGGCTAGCACTCAAGAAATGGCCGCAAGGGTAGAGAGACAGGGAAATAGCTATTTCCTTGAGTGCCGGACGTGACAAATCATTTTCTTGAGGGTTCAACCGCCAAGGAAATACTTAAGCGGTCAGATTTTTAACACCTCCAAGGAAAAGTAACAACACTCAAGGATATGCGTTTTCTTGAGGATTGACGACCCCAAAGGAATATAGCTGGCCCCTAAGGATATATATTTTCTTGAGGGTTTGTTACCGCCAAGGTATTTGTTGAGCCCCCAAGGATATATATTTTCTTGAGAGTTAGCACCGTCAAGGTAACACAAATAAACCGTCAAAACAATAGCTTTATCTGAGGGCTCACACCCTCAAGGAAATAGGTTTCAACCCCCAAGGAATAATGTGTTTCCTTGGCAGCTAACCCTCAAGGTAATGCATGGCACATGAGCTTAATTGGCCTAGAAAATATTGATCATTCATTATAAATGTTGACCAAAACAAATATCAAGATAGATGCCACAATTAAACTAAACCAGTGCTAGATTAGATAACACATCCAATATCCATTGGTTCATTACATGTCCATTTTGCAAATATAAGACTTAGATAGATAGCAATAGTGTATCATCCTACATGTCAGCAGGATAGCAGAAGGCAAATACTGCACACAGTTCATAAGGCAATATTGCACTTAGCAAAAGATCAGCCTAATATCATCTTAGTTCCTACCAATCAATAAACCCAAAAGAAAGTCCACATCCCATTGTGTAGTCACTTGGAGTTGTTGGAATTAGTTTGTCTGCATGCATAGTCACTGCTCGGTAAACCCAAAAGAAAGTCCACATACCATTGTGCAGTCACTTGGAGTTGTTGGAATTAGTTTGTCTGCATGCATAAACCCAAAAGAAAGTCCACATCCCATTGGCTTTGGGAGGAGCTACTATCATCACCATCTTCAAGACAGCCATCGTCATCATTGTCCTCAAtgtggtcatcatcatcgtcttcatTGGAGTACTAGACATGATGTTGCCTTGATGGTAGCTacagtcatcatcatcgctttcATGGTAGCTGTAGTCATCATCGTCGTCTTCGTCATCAGCGTTGTCATTGCTGCGCCTTTCATCAACAGAATGAGAGCCTCCATGTGACCCAGTAGCCTGCAAAAGGCAATATTGAAATATTTTTGTACAATTATGGAACATAAAAGTTTGGTCTTCAATCTCTAAGAGCCTACTATAAAGTATCAAATAACTGAGGGTTGTTTTGCTATATTATTAAAACAACCTAGTAGATGAGAACCCTAAAAAATAGGCATCTGCCAATCAAAGCTTTTCTTCACTACCTTACCATGAACATAAAACCTAAAAATGGCATTGTTAATCAACAAGAATCCACTTGTTCACTGCTGCAACTCGTATTGGCATTCGGCCACGAAACAATATTAATTCTCTAGATGAATTGTGATCGAAATAAAGAATATGAATTGCACAAACAAATTCAATAAATAATGTAACCTGATGATGACAGGCATCAAGGTCTTGTAGACGTTGAAGCAGTTCAGCAGGTGGTTCTACACCTATCCGATCAAACACACTCTGCAATTGAAAGTATCCAAATGAAATTGTATGCTTAGGACACAGTAATTGCAGATACAATGAAAAAATTATTACCTTGAATAGCTCGCGATGGATTCTATTTTCCTCAGCGAGTATGTCATTATTCGTTTTCAATTGTGCATTTTCTTGTAGCACACTTTCATAATGATCAAGATCTGGTGGCCTAACAGATACAGATTTGGAATGTGCTAGAACAATTGCCTTATCCACAACACCATCACCTATTGGAACGCGGCCATGCTTCATGCCACGTCCTATAGTGTACAATGCTCTTCCGTCCAGTTCTTGTGAATTTGCATCTGGAGCTAATGCCATGTACTCATCCTAACATAGAAACAGGAAAATATATCAAAGGATGCCTCAATTCAGTTTACAGAACAAATAAAAGCGTGTTGTGCAGAGCATACCAATCTTTTTTGTGCTTTCTAGCTAGGAATTGTAGCACTCTTTCCAGTGCTATCCACTTTTTTAACTCCAGATTTCATTGCAGCAAATGTGTTTATCCCACTCTGCGGACGGACATATTTAAATTCCTGTAAGATTAAAACCACAAATTATGCATGCGTCAGTTATAAGCAGCAAGCAGACATTGTAAGCTACAGATTATAAGCTGCAGAATTATAAGTTGCACAAGAATTATAAGCTACAGATTTCAACGGTTCCTAACTAAAATAGTCAAAACACAAGCATTTGTCACAACTAAAATAAGCTAGCTGCAGAATTATAAGCTGCACAAGAATTATAAGCTGCAGGTTTTTTCAACGGTTCCTAACtaaaataatcaagacacaagcATTTGTCATACCAAGAACTGTTGTGTCTATGCAAAATTTCTTGAACCTCCTCTATTTTGAGCTGGATCATCACAACTCATGCGCGATTGTTGGCCTCTGCGTCTCTTTTCCTTGTACTCATCAGAAGTCCAGTATTTGGCAAGCAAGGCCCAAACTGCCCTGTTGCACCACTCCACCCGACAAGTCAAGTACTGTTCTTCTTTTAGTTCAATGGTGCAGGCTCGAGTATCATCGCAGTCTTTGTTATTTCTATGACACCATTTCTTGACAGCCTCCAAATGGACTTGGTACATCATATTAGTTACTCTCTTGACTAGATAATTCTCTAGATTTTTTGCAGCACGTGCCCTATGCCGTGGATGAGATGTAAACGTACTCTGCGTATGCAAGACAAGTCAAATAAATTACTGACTGCAAATTCTTTAATCTTGCCGAGTAAATATTCAATCCTTTTAGAATTATGCAATCAGGATGCAATGCACTGGACTGAAGAAATAAGAAACGGAGAAAAAAAGATTTAAAGAATAATCTGAATAAGTTAGTGTAATACCCAGAACTCCTGCTTCACTCTTGTCGCACAGCAGAttcctttatttttttttttcCAATAATAATCATTCCATGAAAATGCTGGTTTTACTTTCACAATTGTGCCTTTCTCATAATATATTCTGACGATACCTGGGTACTCTCGCTTGAGAATAGTTCCTAACTGTGAGGGGTACTTGCAACATTTAGGATTATAATCAACATATTTGAATTGGCTGTTGTAAACAAGTCAACAAATCAATTATTCAGCTTCATATACAAAAAAAAATATGTAGCAGAATGAAAAGAACTACAATGTTAATCACAATTGATATTATATACTTACCAGTGACCTATAGGTTAGGTTCCAGCTGAACTCTACCACTACGTGGAGGTATTTTGTACTTGGTTCTGCACATTTTCGCTCTCCCTCTTTTTGAAGGATCCTGAGAGGACCGGTTGGAACCAATATTCAGTTGTGAGTTATCAAAGTTCACTTGTGAGTTACCACCTTCAACTCCAGCCATTTGAGAGTTAAGACCATTAGC is from Miscanthus floridulus cultivar M001 chromosome 7, ASM1932011v1, whole genome shotgun sequence and encodes:
- the LOC136467879 gene encoding uncharacterized protein isoform X2, which gives rise to MALAPDANSQELDGRALYTIGRGMKHGRVPIGDGVVDKAIVLAHSKSVSVRPPDLDHYESVLQENAQLKTNNDILAEENRIHRELFKSVFDRIGVEPPAELLQRLQDLDACHHQATGSHGGSHSVDERRSNDNADDEDDDDDYSYHESDDDDCSYHQGNIMSSTPMKTMMMTTLRTMMTMAVLKMVMIVAPPKANGMWTFFWVYACRQTNSNNSK